One part of the Lotus japonicus ecotype B-129 chromosome 2, LjGifu_v1.2 genome encodes these proteins:
- the LOC130736353 gene encoding uncharacterized protein LOC130736353 produces the protein MARAIEQLTAFLTEQAGGAGNGGGHQPAEEDVYYGLDKFLKRDPPKFEGGYNPDGAYEWIRELDRIYETLVCADPRKVAFASYLLSGEARTWWTGVRGRITPAEGAITWEIFKNAFLEKYFPADAKGRKEEEFLELKQGMMTVGEYAAMFEELCRFHPHFRAAADETSKCVKFQYGLRPHIKTAVEHDHIRNFATLVEKCRIFEENEKSRKEYLKGHGRRKK, from the coding sequence ATGGCGAGAGCGATTGAACAACTTACCGCTTTCTTGACCGAGCAAGCGGGAGGAGCTGGGAATGGAGGTGGACACCAACCGGCGGAAGAGGATGTCTACTACGGATTGGACAAGTTTCTGAAGCGAGATCCACCAAAGTTTGAAGGGGGTTACAATCCCGACGGAGCGTATGAGTGGATCCGAGAGTTAGATAGGATTTATGAGACGTTGGTTTGTGCTGACCCGCGTAAGGTTGCTTTTGCTAGTTATTTGCTTTCAGGAGAAGCTAGGACATGGTGGACTGGAGTAAGAGGAAGGATAACTCCAGCGGAAGGAGCCATAACCTGGGAGATCTTTAAGAATGCATTTCTGGAAAAGTACTTCCCGGCGGACGCGAAGGGAAGGAAAGAGGAAGAATTCTTGGAGTTAAAACAAGGTATGATGACAGTAGGAGAGTATGCAGCTATGTTTGAAGAACTGTGTCGGTTCCACCCACATTTTAGGGCAGCGGCTGATGAGACCTCAAAGTGTGTCAAGTTTCAATATGGACTGAGGCCACACATCAAGACTGCTGTGGAACATGACCACATTCGGAACTTTGCTACTCTGGTAGAGAAGTGTAGGATTTTTGAGGAAAATGAGAAGTCCAGGAAGGAGTACTTGAAGGGACacggaagaaggaagaaatga